From Microcystis aeruginosa NIES-2549, a single genomic window includes:
- a CDS encoding tetratricopeptide repeat protein, whose translation MPQQSLIPKTSTDQAIPTPLAQNGLNVKLFRKIFLFSPLLFWGLFGLEVNSVKAVENLQCPVISREEVDTNALQREIANYSATLRVYPSDPSTIKLYLQRGMAREKINDRNGAIDDFSQYIWYSNYNAPGFKDRELLAQAYYQRGVLNLAIAKEQRQLKLLEAARSDFQQAFKYNPNKSEVYFNLAVIASLLGHQSLALDYYQRFIGYETENYRGYYHRGNLYSHLGNYAAAIKDYDLAISYKPDLIELYYNRAIALEKIGRKRDAFKDYKIVLKCSPKLFLAKNAPSSYQNRARVQIEMADEEVELANLSNNSPEGYQTAIEYYNGAIKDLALVIRINPNYDKIPHARAFLKRGYAHLRLNNNQGAIQDYNQAIYLQPQDAKAYVYRGLMRANKYQEYAGALEDFTAAVARNRHDAAAHYHRGLVLYKLGRYQEAVDNYNIALDQDDRINTPSFTSRSVCSENIQESADRNYFYDSRETDFRPNYNLSCHAQARGDAYFALKNFAAAERDYTTYIVAYPNDPEGYHKRANARFEKGDKQGAIEDYNVFLQKVRDARIFYSRGNSSADVGDDQGAITDYLQSLSINPIDVTVYSNRGNARTDTATIPDNVQVTPRISANPIAYNNRGIIRRQTGDKEGALEDLDRAVRLNSNNPIAYNNRGVIRFDLGDNAGALEDLNMAISLQSNYAEAYYNRGLVKEKIGDKKGAITDYQLAITYQPNYGEAYYNLALATYDDKNPSSRVVSLNYLQKAANALIKTGNLELYERAVEWMLKMQ comes from the coding sequence ATGCCACAACAATCCTTAATTCCTAAAACATCGACAGATCAAGCCATCCCGACTCCTTTAGCACAAAACGGTTTAAATGTCAAGCTTTTTAGAAAAATATTTTTATTTTCTCCCCTGTTGTTTTGGGGATTATTTGGTTTAGAAGTTAATTCGGTTAAAGCGGTAGAAAACCTGCAATGTCCTGTCATTTCTAGGGAAGAAGTTGATACAAATGCTCTCCAAAGAGAAATTGCTAATTATTCGGCCACTCTGCGAGTCTATCCTAGCGATCCTAGTACGATTAAACTTTATCTTCAACGGGGAATGGCGCGAGAAAAAATCAACGATCGAAACGGTGCGATCGATGATTTCAGTCAATACATTTGGTATAGTAATTATAATGCTCCCGGATTCAAAGATCGAGAGTTACTAGCCCAAGCCTATTATCAAAGAGGTGTGTTAAATTTAGCCATAGCCAAGGAGCAGCGTCAGCTAAAATTATTAGAAGCTGCTCGATCAGATTTTCAGCAAGCCTTTAAATATAATCCCAATAAAAGCGAAGTTTACTTTAACCTAGCAGTTATTGCCTCTTTGCTCGGTCATCAATCCTTGGCTTTAGATTATTACCAGCGTTTCATCGGTTATGAAACTGAAAATTATCGCGGCTATTATCATCGAGGAAACCTTTACTCTCACTTAGGCAATTATGCGGCGGCCATCAAAGATTATGACCTGGCTATTTCATACAAACCCGATCTAATTGAACTCTATTATAATCGGGCCATAGCTTTAGAAAAGATAGGGAGAAAACGAGATGCTTTTAAGGATTATAAAATCGTTTTAAAATGCTCACCCAAACTATTTTTAGCCAAGAATGCTCCTAGCAGTTATCAAAACCGTGCCAGAGTACAAATTGAAATGGCTGACGAGGAAGTAGAATTAGCCAATTTATCGAATAATTCCCCGGAAGGATATCAAACAGCGATCGAGTATTATAATGGAGCCATCAAAGACTTAGCACTTGTCATCCGTATTAATCCCAACTACGATAAAATTCCCCATGCTAGAGCATTTCTTAAACGGGGTTATGCTCACCTAAGACTCAACAATAATCAAGGGGCAATTCAAGATTATAACCAAGCAATTTATCTGCAACCCCAAGACGCAAAAGCTTATGTATATCGGGGGTTAATGCGGGCCAATAAATATCAAGAATACGCAGGAGCTTTAGAGGATTTTACTGCAGCAGTGGCACGAAATCGTCATGATGCAGCCGCTCACTATCATCGGGGATTAGTGCTGTATAAATTAGGGCGTTATCAGGAGGCAGTAGATAATTATAATATTGCCTTAGACCAAGATGATCGGATCAATACACCTAGTTTTACTTCTCGCTCTGTCTGTAGCGAAAATATCCAAGAATCTGCCGACAGAAATTATTTTTATGACTCCAGAGAAACCGATTTTCGTCCTAATTATAACCTCTCTTGTCATGCTCAGGCCCGGGGAGATGCTTATTTTGCCTTGAAAAATTTTGCTGCGGCCGAAAGAGATTATACTACTTATATAGTTGCCTATCCTAACGATCCAGAAGGCTATCATAAACGGGCTAATGCGCGTTTTGAAAAAGGGGATAAACAGGGAGCGATCGAGGATTATAATGTATTTCTACAAAAAGTCCGTGATGCGAGAATTTTCTATAGTCGTGGTAATAGTAGCGCTGACGTGGGAGATGATCAAGGAGCGATTACAGATTATCTGCAATCTTTGAGCATTAATCCTATCGATGTGACGGTGTATAGTAATCGGGGAAATGCACGCACGGATACCGCTACTATTCCCGATAATGTACAAGTAACACCGAGAATATCGGCCAATCCGATCGCCTATAATAATCGTGGTATTATTCGACGACAAACTGGGGATAAGGAAGGTGCTTTAGAGGATTTAGATAGGGCAGTTAGATTGAATTCCAATAATCCGATCGCCTATAATAACCGGGGAGTTATTCGCTTTGATTTGGGAGATAATGCTGGTGCTTTGGAGGATTTAAATATGGCTATTTCTCTCCAGTCTAACTATGCTGAAGCTTACTATAATCGAGGTTTAGTTAAGGAAAAAATAGGCGATAAGAAGGGAGCGATCACCGATTATCAATTAGCAATTACTTATCAGCCAAATTATGGCGAAGCTTATTATAATTTGGCGCTTGCCACCTACGATGATAAAAATCCTAGTAGTCGAGTAGTGAGCCTTAACTATTTGCAAAAAGCCGCTAATGCCTTGATAAAAACCGGTAATTTAGAACTGTATGAACGAGCGGTAGAATGGATGTTAAAAATGCAGTAA
- a CDS encoding CIA30 family protein yields the protein MAESKNWDFQRFWQTLDYFDSIPLWSCLQKLLGFGEDKKIQLTNEQGMKTILVIGGENAIGRKVIAQLQQQNYQIRALVDNIESARQLFGENVDLFALETPQLFTGIDEIIYCQGENNRHNLANLLDLLKNAGVTAEKTLFDFSNPSSDIKEIWGAVDDVVMGGVSESQITLTRGRALFSGIVRTENNGGFASVRTRNLNPPLNLSNYEGIELQVQGDGKRYKLILRCEGRWDGIGYCYSFDTFDRTLQKISIPFRDLIPVLRAKTMRDVVPFDSSSVYALQLMQSKFEYDGALNPRFSPGLFALEIVTIKAYGGKNRLIIVKEGEIAEKSLLDASGYPYEAIDSAQIFAKLN from the coding sequence ATGGCTGAGTCAAAAAACTGGGATTTTCAGAGATTTTGGCAAACTCTCGACTATTTTGATAGTATTCCCCTCTGGAGTTGTCTGCAAAAGCTGCTCGGTTTCGGGGAAGATAAAAAAATTCAGCTAACAAATGAGCAAGGCATGAAGACTATTTTAGTCATTGGTGGTGAAAATGCGATCGGTAGAAAGGTAATCGCTCAACTACAGCAGCAAAACTATCAAATTCGCGCTTTAGTCGATAATATCGAGTCTGCACGTCAATTATTCGGCGAAAATGTCGATTTATTCGCTCTGGAAACCCCGCAATTATTCACGGGGATTGATGAGATTATCTACTGTCAAGGGGAGAATAACCGCCATAATTTAGCTAATTTACTCGATTTACTGAAAAATGCTGGTGTAACCGCCGAAAAAACCCTCTTTGACTTTAGCAATCCCAGCAGTGATATAAAAGAAATCTGGGGTGCGGTGGATGATGTGGTGATGGGAGGAGTGAGCGAGAGTCAGATAACCCTGACTAGAGGACGAGCGCTCTTTTCTGGTATCGTTAGAACCGAAAATAACGGCGGTTTTGCCTCAGTTCGTACCAGAAACCTGAATCCTCCCCTAAATTTATCTAACTACGAGGGAATAGAATTACAGGTACAAGGGGACGGAAAACGCTATAAATTAATTCTGCGCTGTGAAGGACGTTGGGATGGTATCGGTTACTGTTATTCTTTTGATACATTTGATCGCACCCTGCAAAAGATTTCTATTCCCTTTCGCGATTTAATCCCAGTGCTGCGGGCCAAAACGATGAGAGATGTAGTACCCTTTGATAGCAGTAGCGTCTATGCTTTGCAGTTAATGCAGAGTAAATTCGAGTACGATGGGGCCTTAAATCCCCGTTTCTCTCCGGGGTTATTTGCTTTAGAAATTGTCACAATTAAAGCCTACGGTGGCAAAAATCGCTTAATTATCGTTAAAGAAGGAGAAATCGCCGAAAAAAGCCTCTTAGATGCTAGTGGTTATCCCTACGAAGCGATCGATTCTGCCCAGATTTTCGCTAAACTTAATTAA
- a CDS encoding CPP1-like family protein, translating into MSEQNPYEQLGVTEESSFEEIQEAKQRLVQQYQNDSKIVELIEAAYDSVLMDRLRMRQEGRIKVPDRIRFPERLAIPVESKPVTSGKSPNWWKSLIDTPSAQDIGVPAVIYACLGAITLLVPDPSGSLLPLLLAFGVFVNIYFFNRKEKRFGRALLFTLAGLLLGVALGAGLASLAAKADWHIFGDRQIYALVTFLIFWVISSFFR; encoded by the coding sequence ATGAGTGAACAGAATCCCTACGAACAACTTGGGGTTACTGAAGAATCCTCTTTTGAAGAAATTCAAGAGGCCAAACAAAGACTGGTGCAACAGTATCAAAATGATAGCAAAATTGTCGAATTGATCGAGGCGGCCTACGATTCCGTCCTCATGGATCGACTGCGGATGCGACAGGAGGGTAGAATTAAAGTTCCCGATCGCATTCGTTTTCCCGAACGTCTGGCGATTCCGGTGGAAAGTAAACCGGTTACTAGCGGCAAATCTCCTAACTGGTGGAAAAGCTTAATCGATACACCTTCTGCACAGGATATCGGTGTACCAGCAGTGATTTACGCTTGTTTAGGAGCAATAACGCTGTTAGTTCCCGATCCTAGCGGCTCCCTCTTACCGCTGCTCTTAGCTTTTGGCGTTTTCGTTAATATCTATTTTTTCAACCGCAAAGAAAAACGTTTTGGCCGCGCCTTGCTGTTCACTCTCGCTGGTTTATTGTTAGGAGTCGCTCTGGGAGCGGGATTAGCCAGTTTAGCGGCCAAGGCTGATTGGCATATTTTCGGTGATCGCCAAATTTATGCGCTCGTCACTTTTCTGATCTTTTGGGTGATTAGTAGTTTTTTCCGTTAA
- a CDS encoding HAD family hydrolase has translation MLRLISDFDGPIMDVSERYYQVYQYCLQKTAYKGQIIGELSKAEFWQLKRDQVSEKRIGEMSGLDEDQARKFAHLRRQTVHTLPYLVHDRPVVGSLETLQKIQELKIDLVVMTMRRVSELDHAFNRYDIGRFFAANRRYCLNNNYTKTNDVRDKTLLMAKAAKELPAAADTWMVGDTEADIAAAKSQNIKVIGVLSGIRSRSRLESYEPDYIVNNLGEAVEVILGSLRAFG, from the coding sequence ATGTTGAGACTAATTAGCGACTTTGACGGCCCGATAATGGACGTATCGGAGCGATATTACCAAGTTTATCAATACTGTTTACAGAAAACCGCCTATAAAGGTCAAATTATCGGGGAATTATCGAAAGCGGAATTCTGGCAGTTAAAACGGGATCAGGTTTCTGAGAAGCGTATCGGGGAAATGTCAGGATTAGATGAAGATCAAGCGCGTAAATTTGCCCATCTTCGTCGTCAAACTGTTCATACTTTACCCTATCTTGTCCACGATCGCCCGGTGGTTGGTTCTTTGGAAACTCTCCAGAAAATCCAAGAGTTAAAGATCGATTTAGTCGTGATGACGATGCGGCGGGTATCCGAGCTAGATCATGCCTTTAATCGCTACGATATCGGTCGTTTTTTCGCCGCTAATCGTCGTTATTGTCTAAATAACAATTACACCAAAACCAACGACGTGCGCGACAAAACCCTGCTTATGGCTAAGGCCGCTAAAGAACTGCCGGCGGCTGCCGACACTTGGATGGTGGGGGATACGGAAGCGGATATTGCCGCCGCTAAGAGCCAGAATATCAAGGTTATTGGCGTATTATCGGGGATTCGCAGCCGTTCCCGTTTAGAGAGCTACGAGCCTGATTATATCGTCAATAACCTTGGGGAAGCAGTGGAAGTGATCTTAGGCTCCCTGCGAGCGTTCGGTTAA
- the sds gene encoding solanesyl diphosphate synthase: MIPTTSLFAPVDDDLRLLTDNLKNLVGARHPILAAAAEHLFEAGGKRVRPAIVLLVSRATMLDRDITPRHRRLAEITEMIHTASLVHDDVVDEAELRRSVPTVNSLFDNRVAVLAGDFLFAQSSWYLANLDNLEVVKLLSEVIRDFAEGEIQQGINRFDTSISLEAYLEKSYYKTASLIANSAKAAGVLSEQSAEVNHHLYNYGRDLGLAFQIVDDILDFTSPTEVLGKPSGSDLISGNITAPALFAMEENPYIEVLIEREFSQEGDIEKALDFIHSSQGIPRSKELANQYGQSALKHLDCLASSPSKDVLIELVDYVLSRIY, from the coding sequence ATGATCCCAACAACTTCTTTATTCGCACCCGTTGACGATGATCTCCGTCTTTTGACCGATAACTTAAAAAATCTCGTCGGCGCTCGTCATCCCATTTTAGCGGCGGCAGCAGAACATTTGTTCGAGGCCGGTGGTAAACGCGTTCGACCGGCGATCGTGTTGCTGGTATCTCGCGCTACTATGTTAGACCGGGATATCACTCCCCGTCATCGTCGATTAGCGGAAATCACCGAGATGATCCACACTGCCAGTCTCGTCCATGATGATGTGGTAGATGAGGCAGAATTGCGGCGCAGTGTTCCCACCGTTAACAGTTTATTTGACAATCGTGTGGCGGTTTTAGCGGGAGATTTTCTTTTCGCTCAATCCTCTTGGTATCTAGCTAATTTAGATAATTTAGAAGTGGTAAAATTGCTCTCGGAAGTGATTCGCGATTTTGCTGAAGGGGAAATTCAACAGGGAATTAATCGCTTTGATACCAGTATCTCCTTAGAAGCTTATCTAGAAAAAAGTTACTACAAAACTGCTTCTTTAATTGCCAACAGTGCCAAAGCAGCTGGGGTATTAAGCGAGCAATCGGCCGAAGTTAATCATCATTTATATAATTATGGTCGTGATTTAGGATTAGCTTTTCAAATCGTCGATGATATTCTCGATTTTACCTCCCCCACGGAAGTATTAGGAAAACCCTCTGGCTCCGATTTGATCAGTGGTAATATCACCGCTCCTGCTCTCTTTGCCATGGAGGAAAATCCCTATATAGAAGTGTTGATCGAACGGGAATTTAGTCAGGAAGGAGACATCGAAAAAGCTCTTGACTTTATTCACTCTAGCCAAGGTATTCCTCGCTCAAAAGAATTAGCCAATCAATACGGTCAAAGTGCCTTAAAACACCTTGACTGTTTAGCTTCTTCTCCCTCAAAAGATGTGTTAATTGAGCTAGTAGATTACGTTTTGAGCCGAATTTATTAG
- a CDS encoding 2Fe-2S iron-sulfur cluster-binding protein encodes MPRITVYGQTITCDRGANLRRILLKHDISLYNGGSKLINCRGIGSCGTCAVAIVGEVSAINWQEKARLSLPPHNPDNNRRLACQVKVFGDIEVTKYDGFWGQGDSVISDQLSVISEQY; translated from the coding sequence ATGCCTAGAATAACAGTTTACGGTCAAACAATCACCTGCGATCGAGGGGCAAATCTCCGTCGCATATTATTAAAACATGACATTTCTTTGTATAACGGCGGTTCCAAGTTAATCAATTGTCGCGGCATCGGCAGCTGTGGAACCTGTGCGGTGGCAATTGTGGGCGAAGTTTCTGCTATCAATTGGCAGGAAAAAGCGCGTCTTTCTTTACCTCCCCATAACCCCGATAATAACCGTCGTCTTGCTTGTCAAGTCAAAGTTTTTGGTGATATCGAAGTTACTAAATACGATGGTTTTTGGGGACAAGGAGACTCAGTGATCAGTGATCAGTTATCAGTTATCAGTGAGCAGTATTAA
- the cimA gene encoding citramalate synthase, with protein sequence MNNGKRIWVYDTTLRDGAQREGISLSLEDKIKIARELDRMGIPFIEGGWPGANPRDGQFFWKLHEEPLKQAELVAFCSTRRPHIEAREDRMLTAILAARTRWVTIFGKSWDLHVTEGLKTSLEENLAMIGDTIEYLRCQGKRVIYDAEHWFDGYKNNPEYALLTLKTARDAGAEWLVFCDTNGGTLPQEIAPIVEKVREQLDIDPDNENGTKLGIHAHNDAGTAVANSLAAVNEGARMIQGTINGYGERCGNANLCTLIPNLQLKMGFSCLEENQLGRLAGTSRKISEMVNLAPDDHAPFVGRSAFAHKGGIHVSAVAKNPLTYEHINPEAIGNQRRIVISDQSGLSNVLAKARSFGIDLNKDDPTCRQILERLKILESQGYQFEAAEASFELLMREALGQRSHLFELKGFQVYCDMLRDSGNAIATIKVRVKEEDLLEVAEGNGPVAALDLALRKALVKFYPEIANFHLTDYKVRILDSGSGTAAKTRVLIESSNGQQRWTTVGVSSNILEASYQAVVEGIEYGLYLLQNNKLELSGQFCPLGII encoded by the coding sequence ATGAACAATGGTAAGCGCATTTGGGTCTATGACACTACTCTCCGGGATGGGGCCCAGCGAGAAGGTATTTCTCTCTCCCTAGAAGATAAAATTAAAATCGCCAGGGAATTAGATCGGATGGGTATTCCTTTTATCGAAGGCGGTTGGCCCGGCGCAAACCCAAGAGACGGTCAATTTTTCTGGAAACTGCACGAAGAACCCCTAAAACAAGCAGAATTAGTCGCTTTTTGTTCCACTCGTCGCCCCCATATCGAGGCCCGGGAAGATCGGATGTTAACCGCCATTCTCGCCGCTAGAACCCGTTGGGTGACAATTTTCGGCAAATCTTGGGATCTGCACGTCACAGAGGGCTTAAAAACCAGTCTGGAGGAGAATTTAGCCATGATAGGAGATACGATCGAGTATCTACGCTGTCAGGGAAAACGAGTCATTTATGATGCCGAACATTGGTTTGATGGTTACAAAAATAACCCCGAATACGCCCTTTTAACCCTCAAAACCGCCAGGGATGCCGGGGCCGAATGGTTAGTTTTCTGTGATACCAACGGCGGCACTTTACCCCAAGAAATCGCCCCGATTGTGGAGAAAGTGCGGGAGCAATTGGATATCGATCCTGATAACGAAAATGGGACTAAATTAGGCATCCATGCCCATAATGACGCGGGAACCGCCGTAGCCAACTCCTTAGCGGCAGTTAACGAGGGCGCACGCATGATTCAAGGCACAATTAACGGTTATGGGGAACGCTGCGGCAATGCCAATTTATGTACTTTAATTCCCAATCTTCAGTTAAAAATGGGATTTTCTTGTCTAGAAGAAAATCAATTAGGCCGATTGGCGGGAACTAGCCGAAAAATCAGCGAAATGGTCAATTTAGCCCCAGATGATCATGCTCCCTTCGTCGGACGTTCCGCTTTTGCCCATAAAGGCGGTATTCACGTTTCTGCGGTGGCGAAAAATCCCCTCACCTACGAACATATTAACCCGGAAGCGATCGGGAATCAGCGCCGCATCGTCATTTCTGACCAATCGGGGTTAAGTAATGTGTTAGCGAAAGCGCGTAGTTTTGGCATCGATTTAAATAAAGATGATCCCACCTGTCGGCAAATTTTGGAACGTTTAAAAATCTTGGAAAGTCAGGGTTATCAATTTGAGGCAGCCGAAGCTAGTTTTGAGTTATTAATGCGGGAAGCTTTGGGACAGAGAAGCCACCTTTTTGAATTAAAAGGATTCCAAGTTTATTGTGATATGCTCCGGGATAGTGGTAATGCGATTGCAACAATTAAAGTACGGGTAAAAGAGGAAGATTTATTAGAAGTGGCCGAGGGTAACGGGCCTGTGGCTGCTTTAGATCTGGCTTTAAGAAAGGCTTTAGTCAAATTCTATCCCGAAATTGCTAACTTTCACCTGACCGATTATAAAGTAAGAATCCTCGATAGTGGTTCGGGGACGGCAGCGAAAACTAGGGTTTTAATCGAGTCCAGTAACGGTCAACAAAGATGGACTACTGTGGGAGTGTCTAGTAATATTTTAGAAGCTTCCTATCAAGCAGTAGTAGAAGGAATTGAATATGGTTTATATCTGCTGCAAAACAATAAACTAGAATTATCGGGTCAATTTTGTCCTTTGGGAATAATTTAG